Proteins from one Acidihalobacter prosperus genomic window:
- a CDS encoding alginate export family protein, which yields MKKTTIKIQLMRACLALGILGGWQQQGLAATGTPSADGQLDLNIRPRYEQLQQHGKKNATAQTVQTLLGYQTGIYRDWYAGLQFIDVSSFDNRYNSLINKKGAYSVIADPQETSINQAFLGYRGPARTSLKIGRQIIILGDARFVGNVGFRQNMQTFDAVTLHTGAIPGLQLFAGYSWRVKDILDRLVPMQTTLVNAAYRVLPGNTVSVFGYWYANTSPHLVTGQAGCFLPGGPDACNNGIVGASWHGHTALSPTFGVDYDAAYAKQLPYHGGPAAIDAHYAHLAVGLGWHAITGRVAYMLMSSNPDGTYGFQTPLATKHAYNGWAEVFLTTPPAGLKSFEYSLAAKLGKAKLMADYYHFYAARGQSSYGDEIDLSLTGKLLKHLSGGVQYADYRADHYAVDTQGAWAYLDYHFST from the coding sequence ATGAAAAAAACCACGATAAAAATCCAGCTCATGCGCGCCTGTCTCGCCCTCGGCATTCTGGGCGGCTGGCAGCAACAAGGCCTTGCCGCCACCGGAACGCCGTCCGCCGACGGACAGCTCGACCTGAATATCCGGCCACGCTACGAACAGCTTCAGCAACACGGCAAGAAAAATGCTACGGCGCAGACCGTGCAGACATTGCTCGGTTATCAGACCGGCATCTATCGCGACTGGTATGCCGGCCTGCAATTCATCGATGTCAGCAGTTTCGACAACCGCTACAACAGTCTCATCAACAAAAAAGGCGCGTATTCGGTCATCGCCGATCCCCAGGAAACCTCCATCAACCAGGCCTTCCTGGGATACCGCGGGCCGGCGCGCACATCCCTCAAGATCGGCCGCCAGATCATCATCCTGGGCGACGCCCGTTTTGTCGGCAACGTCGGGTTTCGCCAGAACATGCAGACCTTCGACGCCGTGACCCTGCACACCGGCGCAATTCCCGGCCTGCAGCTGTTCGCGGGCTACAGCTGGCGGGTCAAGGACATACTCGACCGCCTGGTGCCGATGCAGACCACGCTGGTGAACGCAGCCTACCGGGTCTTGCCGGGCAACACCGTCAGCGTGTTCGGATACTGGTATGCGAATACCTCGCCGCACCTGGTAACCGGTCAGGCGGGCTGCTTCCTCCCCGGCGGCCCCGATGCCTGCAACAACGGCATCGTCGGCGCAAGCTGGCACGGGCACACCGCGCTGTCGCCGACGTTCGGCGTGGATTACGACGCCGCCTATGCGAAGCAGCTGCCCTATCACGGCGGACCCGCGGCCATCGACGCGCATTATGCGCATCTTGCCGTGGGCCTGGGCTGGCACGCGATCACGGGACGCGTTGCCTACATGCTCATGAGCAGCAATCCCGACGGCACCTACGGCTTCCAGACGCCGCTGGCCACCAAGCACGCGTACAACGGCTGGGCCGAGGTGTTTCTCACCACTCCGCCGGCCGGCCTCAAGAGCTTCGAGTACTCCTTGGCCGCCAAGCTCGGCAAGGCCAAGCTGATGGCGGATTACTACCATTTCTACGCCGCGCGCGGGCAATCGAGCTACGGTGACGAGATCGATCTTTCGCTGACGGGGAAATTGCTCAAGCACCTGAGCGGAGGGGTGCAGTACGCCGATTATCGCGCCGATCATTATGCGGTCGACACGCAGGGCGCCTGGGCCTACCTGGATTATCACTTCAGCACCTGA